Genomic DNA from Cyanobacteriota bacterium:
GGTCAGGCTACCATTAGTCCAAATTTCCATAATCAAGCGATCTTTTTCCATGGAGCCGCCCACCCGAGCATCTTCAACCGTATAGTTAACCTTGCGCACTGGCATAAATACGGCATCAATCTGAAGAAAATCTAAAGCAGCAGCTTCATCATTAGAGCGATCGATCGCCCGATATCCTCGGCCTCGTTCAACTCGAAACTCCATCTCTAAGGTAGAACCAGAGGACAGCGTTGCTATGGGATGATCTGGATTAATCAGCTCAATTTCTGATGGCAAGTCAAAGTAGCTGGCGGTAAGCCGTGCCGGCCCATGGGCTACTAGGCGGCCAATCTGAGGCTGTGAGGTATAGCTTCTGAAGACAACCCCTTTCATGTTCAGCATGATATCCAGAATGTCTTCTCGCACTCCAGGCACAGTCGCAAACTCGTGGTTAACGCCAGCGATGCGAATAGCAGTGACTGCCGTCCCCTCTAGGTTAGATAACAACACTCGCCGCAACGAATTCCCGATCGTTGTCCCTTGGCCTCGCTCCAAAGGACTGATAATGAATTTGCCATACTGACTTTGATCTTTATCTATTTTTGTGTCTTCACACTCAACCTGAAACTGTGCCACAAGGCAACCTCCCTAC
This window encodes:
- a CDS encoding DNA-directed RNA polymerase subunit alpha — encoded protein: MAQFQVECEDTKIDKDQSQYGKFIISPLERGQGTTIGNSLRRVLLSNLEGTAVTAIRIAGVNHEFATVPGVREDILDIMLNMKGVVFRSYTSQPQIGRLVAHGPARLTASYFDLPSEIELINPDHPIATLSSGSTLEMEFRVERGRGYRAIDRSNDEAAALDFLQIDAVFMPVRKVNYTVEDARVGGSMEKDRLIMEIWTNGSLTPQEALSQAANILVDLFNPLRDISFEPTEDIDDGTENPNSQIPIEELQLSVRAYNCLKRAQINTVADLLVYTYEDLLEIKNFGQKSAEEVTEALRSRLGITLPQEKPAKG